The Myxococcota bacterium genome contains a region encoding:
- a CDS encoding sigma 54-interacting transcriptional regulator codes for MDESILFLSDGSVVAERDELAVALESHDYAAICLDRGGVDAALADARWLRRRRNRLPVIALVDTAEVERASELFACGVHEIVVRDASTDSSLRSRVAGLVAPRVAPRPAAASEGIVARSAAMRACLELVRKAQRADATVLLLGETGTGKEVLARTIHEGGRRARGPFVALNCAAFPETLLESELFGHDRGAFTGAARARPGHFVQANGGTLFLDEIGETTLGFQVKLLRALQEGRVRPLGAGKEQPVDVRIVAATNRELEREVESGRFRRDLFFRLNVFPISLPPLRARSDDVVPLVLHFLERSRELTSLRGVASDARRLLETYPWPGNVRELENEVARIVTHAEAGAEITARMLSPRLRGGAPELPRGDASTETLRQAVARFESWYLKHALERNQQRRIATARELGITRECLYKKLRRYGMQ; via the coding sequence GTGGACGAGTCGATCCTGTTCCTGTCCGATGGTTCCGTGGTCGCCGAGCGCGACGAGCTGGCAGTGGCGCTCGAGAGTCACGACTATGCCGCGATCTGTCTCGACCGCGGCGGCGTCGACGCCGCGCTGGCCGACGCGCGCTGGCTGCGGCGGCGGCGCAACCGGCTGCCGGTGATCGCGCTGGTCGATACGGCCGAGGTGGAGCGCGCGAGCGAGCTGTTCGCGTGCGGCGTGCACGAGATCGTGGTGCGCGACGCCTCGACCGACTCCAGCCTGCGCTCGCGCGTGGCGGGGCTGGTCGCGCCGCGCGTGGCGCCGAGGCCCGCCGCGGCGTCCGAGGGCATCGTGGCGCGCAGCGCGGCGATGCGCGCGTGTCTCGAGCTGGTGCGCAAGGCGCAGCGCGCCGACGCCACGGTGCTGCTGCTCGGCGAGACCGGCACCGGCAAGGAGGTGCTCGCGCGCACCATCCACGAGGGCGGCCGGCGCGCGCGCGGGCCGTTCGTGGCGCTGAACTGCGCGGCGTTCCCCGAGACACTGCTCGAGAGCGAGCTGTTCGGGCACGACCGGGGCGCATTCACCGGCGCCGCGCGCGCGCGTCCGGGTCACTTCGTGCAGGCGAACGGCGGCACGCTGTTTCTCGACGAGATCGGCGAGACCACGCTCGGCTTCCAGGTGAAGCTGCTGCGCGCGCTGCAGGAGGGCCGGGTGCGTCCGCTCGGCGCGGGCAAGGAGCAGCCGGTCGACGTGCGCATCGTGGCCGCGACCAACCGCGAGCTCGAGCGCGAAGTCGAATCCGGCCGCTTCCGGCGCGACCTGTTCTTCCGGCTCAACGTCTTCCCGATCTCACTGCCGCCGCTGCGCGCGCGCAGCGACGACGTGGTGCCGCTCGTGCTGCACTTCCTGGAGCGCAGCCGCGAGCTCACCAGCCTGCGCGGCGTGGCCTCCGACGCGCGCCGCCTGCTCGAGACCTACCCCTGGCCCGGCAACGTGCGCGAGCTCGAGAACGAGGTCGCGCGCATCGTGACCCACGCCGAGGCGGGCGCCGAGATCACCGCGCGCATGCTCTCGCCGCGCCTGCGCGGCGGCGCGCCCGAGCTGCCGCGTGGCGACGCCTCGACCGAGACCCTGCGCCAGGCCGTGGCCCGCTTCGAGTCCTGGTACCTGAAGCACGCGCTCGAACGGAACCAGCAGCGCCGCATCGCCACCGCCCGCGAGCTCGGCATCACCCGCGAGTGTCTCTACAAGAAGCTCAGGCGCTACGGGATGCAGTGA